The stretch of DNA CATCGCGAAAGTCGGTGCCGGAGTGACCGGCTGGGCCGAGGGCGACCGCGTCGTGCCGTCCGCGGGCAGGCCCTGCCTCACGTGCCGCAACTGCCGCCGCGGCGACCTCACGAACTGCCTGAACATCCAGCTCATGGCGTTCGCCTACGACGGCGCGTGGGCCGAGTACACCGTGGCGCAGGCCGGGGGACTGACCCGCATCCCCGACAACGTTCCGTTCGAGCAGGCGGCCATCCTCGCCGACGCGGTGTCGACGCCGTTCGGTGCCGTCGTGCGCACCGGCAAGGTCGTTGTCGGCGAGACCGTCGGGGTGTGGGGCGTGGGCGGCGTCGGCACCCACATCGTGCAGCTGGCACGCCTGGTGGGGGCCGTTCCGGTGATCGCGTTCGACATCAATCCCGCTGTGCGGGAACGCGCTCTGGAACTCGGGGCCGATTACGCGTTCGACTCCCGGGACGAGGATCTGAAGGCGAAGGTCGCGGAGGCGACGGGCGGCCGGATGCTGGACGTCGCGTTCGACGCGGCCGGGCTGAAGGTGACGTTCGAGCAGGCACTCGACTGCCTGACGGTGGGCGGCCGTCTCGTCGCGGTCGGGCTGAGTGCGCAGGAGGCGTCGGTGGGCACCACGGCGCAGTTCGGGTTGTCGCAGAAGCAGGTCCTCGGCCATCTGGGGTACAAGAACGTCGACATCGAAACCCTCGCCGAACTGGTGTCGCGTGGCCGCCTCGACCTGTCTCGGTCGATCAGCGAGATCGTCCCGCTCGAGGACGTCGCGAAGGGCATCGAGAAGCTCGCGAACCACGAGGGCGATCCGATCCGGATCCTCGTCAGACCCTGACCCGGGCCGGGCTCGACGCGGCTCAGCGGGACCTGTCGGTGCCCCGCTGTACCGTCGGGCCATGGGATATGAATTTCAAGTCACAGTGGACTCGGAGAACCCGCATACCCTGGCCAAGTGGTGGGCCCAGGCGCTCGGCTGGGAGGTGGAGCCGAGCGACGAGGAGTTCATCCGCGGGCTGGTGCAGGCCGGCCACGCGCAGGAGTCCGACACCATCGAGTTCGAGGGTGTCCTGGTTTGGCGCGAGGGCCAGGCGATCCGCGATCCGGAGCACCCCGAGCGTCCGCGCGTGCTGTTCCAGCTGGTTCCCGAACGGAAGACGGTGAAGAACCGGCTTCACCTCGACATCAGGGTCGGGGACGCCCGCGACGAGGTCGCCGAGAAGCTCGAGCAGGCCGGCGCCACCGTGCTCCACCGAGGCCGCCAGGGGCCGAGCGAGTGGGTCACGATGACCGACCCGGAGGGCAACGAGTTCTGCGTCAGCTGAACGCGCCGACCGGTCAGCGGTAGGAACTCGGGGTGCTGCCGGTCCAGCGCTTGAAGGCGCGGCGGAACGCGCTGGGCTCGGAGAAGCCGAGCCGCGCCGACAGGTCGTCCACGGACTCGCCACGCCGGAGCCCGGCGACGGCGGCGTCGCGGAGCACTTCCTCCCGCAGCTGGTTCAGCGACGTCCCCTCCTGCCGGAGCAGCCGGCGCAGGTGGGGGACGCTGATCGACAGCATCTCCGCGATGTCCTCGGCCGTCGACGTGCGGCCCTTCATGCCGTGTTCGAGCACCCGGCGTACCTGCGCGGATGCGGTGCTGTCGTAGTCGCGCTCGGACATCAGCAGCGTCGGCGACTCCCGTAGGTACTCCTCGAGCGTCTCCTCGGTCTGGATGATGGGCGCCCGCATCACCGCGTTGTCGAATTCGACTGCGGGAATGGCGGAATCGAACGTCACGGGCACACCGAAGATGTGATCGTAGTTCTCGGCGAGCTGCGGGAGCGGCGCCGGATACGGCAGTTCCACCGCCAGCAACCGGACCCTTTTGCCCACGAGCCATGCCGCGAACCGGTGGAGCAGGATCAGCAGGAAATCGGTGGTGACCCGCGTCGCCTCGAGCGACGACTGCACGTCCTCGGTGGACAGTTCGGCCGCCGGACGGATGTCGATGGTCATGCGGGTACCGCCGTGGGCGCCGGGACCGATGTGCAGCGCGGGCAGGGACGGCAGGGCACGGAGGATGTCGGCCATCCGCTCGAGGGCGGTGGACAGGTCCGGGGTGTGGATCAGGGCGAGGCACACGAGCCGGAACGTGCCGCGCGGGACCGGGGCCGGTCCGAGCCCGAACAATTCGTCACCCGTGATCTGCCAGACGGCCTGGGTGAACGCGGTGACCTGGGTCGGCGTCAGCCGGGCGAGCGGGTCCTCGAGCGACGCCGTCGTGATCCCCGCGGCCGACAGTGCGGGGGAGAGGTCCGCCCCGCTGCGCACCGACAGTTCGAGCGACCGCCGGACGAAGTCGGCGGGAATGGTGCGGACAGTCACGATCCGGGTTTCCCGAGTGTCCGGAGCCGTCGTGCGGCCTCCTCGAGCACGGAATCCTGTTTGCAGAAGGCAAACCGCACCAGCGGGTTCCACGGCTGCGGATGGTCGGTGAAGACACTGACCGGCACGGCGGCCACACCGATGCGCTCCGGCAGTGTGCGGCAGAAGTCGATGCCGTCGTGTTCGCCGATCGCGGTGATGTCGGCGCACAGGTAGTACGTGCCGCCGCCCGAATGGACCTCCAGACCGGATGCGACGAGGGCGTCGTACAACACGTCGCGCTTGGCCTGGAGACTGCCGCGGAGTTCCTCCACCCACTGCTGCTCGTGGCTCAGCGCGTGCGCCACCGCGGGCTGGAACGGGCCGCCGCCGACGAACGACATGTACTGCTTCGCGGTGCGGACCGCGTCGATCAGTTCGGCCGGCCCACACGCCCAGCCGATCTTCCACCCGGTGACGTTGAACGTCTTCGCGGCACTCGACACCGAGATGGTCCGTTCGTACATTCCCGGCAGGGTGGCCAGGGCGGTGTGCGTCCGGCCGTCGAACACCAGATGCTCGTACACCTCGTCGCTCAGCACCAGCAGGTCGTGCTCGCAGGCCAGTTCTGCGACGGCGGCGACCTCGTCCGGCGTGAACACGGTGCCCGTCGGGTTGTGCGGGGTGTTGATCACCAGCATGCGGGTCTTCGGCGTGATCGCGGCGCGCAGGGCGTCGAGGTCGACGACGAACTTCGTGCCGGAGCGGGCGAGCGGCACACTGCGTCGCACGGCCCCCGCCAGTGCGACCGAGGCGGCGTAGGAGTCGTAGTACGGCTCGATCAGCACCACCTCCTCACCCGGTTCGACCAGACCCAGGATGGCGGCGCTGATGGCCTCGGTGGCGCCGACGGTGATCAGCACCTCCGAGTCGGGGTCGTGGTCGAGCCCGTACCGGGCCAGGCGGTCGGCCGCGACCGCCTGCCGGAGCACGGGCATGCCGGGACCGGGTGGGTACTGGTTGAGCCCGTCCGCGATCGCCTGCCGCGCGGTGTCGAGCATCGACGCGGGACCGTCGGTGTCGGGGAAACCCTGACCGAGGTTGATCGCGTCGTGACGCACGGCGAGCGCGGTCATCTCGGCAAAGATGGTGGACGCGAACGGCTGCAAGCGCTGGACGGTGCGGTTGCGCGGCGTTGCGGGCATTACTGCAGCGTAGTCGGTGTGACGGCGACGGTTGCACACGGCCGCGTCACGTTCTGCGGGGTTGTCTCGTCATCTTCTGTAGACGGCGCGCGAAGGGCGCCCGGTGACGATGGAGGACGCAATGCCCCGCATACCCGCAGTGGCCCCCGCGAACGCGAGCCCGCTGGTGAAGGTCGCCTACAAATATGCTGCCCACAAGTTCGACGAGGTGCCCGAGCCGTTCGCCGTGCTCGCCCATCACCGCAAACTGTTCGTCGCCTCCGCCCGGCACGAGTTGGCGGTGCAGAAGGCGTCGACCGTCCTGCCGGCGAGTGTGCGGGAGATCGCGGTCTTCCGCGTGGCGTGGACGATCGGCTGCTCGTGGTGCGTGGACTTCGGCACGATGCTGCAACGCCTCGACGGCCTGGACGTGGAGCGGCTCCGGCACATCGCCGAGTACGCCGACTCGCCCGCGTACAGCGAAGACGAGCGCGCGGCCATCGCGTACGCCGACGCGATGACGGCGACGCCCACCACCGTCACCGACGAGCAGGTGGCGGACCTCGAGCGCCGGTTCGGCCGCGCCGGGGTCGTCGAACTGTCCTATCAGATCGGTATCGAGAACATGCGAGCCCGGATGTACTCGGCGCTGGGCATCACGGAGCAGGGTTTCGGCACCGATTCGTGCCGGGTGCCGTGGGCCGAGAACGCCGCGGTCACGAAGGACGGTCCGGGAGCATGATCCCGGCGAACTTCTCCGGGTTGGCGATGTCGTACGCCGCGTAGACGAGACCGTCGCGGACGGTGAACCCACCCACTCGCGCCGGCGAGCTGCGGTGGGCATCGTCTCCGGTGAATCCGGCGGTGAAGTAGCCGAGCTGACCGTTGACCAGAACCAGCTGCATGGCGGTGAACACCTCCGGCCCGTACCGCTGGACGAGGCCGAGGAAGAAGCGGGCGAACCTGTCCGCGCCGCGGATGACGTTGACGGCGGTGCTCGTGGTGCCGTTGGCGTCGCCGATGACGAGGGCATCCGGGTGCAGGGCCGCGACCACCGCGTCGACGTCGCCGCCGGCGAGTGCCTCGAGCAGCCGCTGCACGGCGAGCGCATGCTCCTCGTCGGGAACGGCGGGTGTCGTTGCGGCAGCCGCCTTGCGGGCTCTCGACGCGAGCTGACGCGCCGCGGGGGTCTCGATGCCGAGAATCCCCGCCACCTCGTCGAACGGCACCCCGAATCCGTCGTGCAGCACGAACGCGACTCGTTGTGCCGGGGTGAGGGTGTCGAGCACGATCAGCGCCGCGAGCCGGTTGTCCTCGTCCTGCACGACCGCTTCCAGGGGGTCCGGCTCCGCAGACGGTGACAGCCCGGTGACGACCGGTTCCGGAAGCCATTGGCCGACATACTGTTCCCTACGCACCGCGGCAGAACGCAACCGGTCGAGGCAGATCCGCCCGACCACCGTGGTCAGCCAGGCCCCGAGGTCGCGGATGGTCGCGGCGTTCGCGTCGTCGAGTCGCAGCCACGACTCCTGCACGGCGTCCTCGGCGTCGCTGACACTTCCCGTCAGCCGGTACGCTACCGAGAGCAGATGCCGCCGGTGGGACTCGAATTCGTCTACCAGCGTCGCAGTGGGCATGCCGATATCCTACGTGCGGTCCAGACATAAAATCCGTCGTGTGCGTAACCGTTGACCCTGGTGGTGGGTCCGGACGTATGGTGTGGCGACCACACCACGTCCAGGGAGTCTGCCATGTTCCAGTGTTCCAGCTGTCGTAGCTGACCTGGCTTTTCCGCACCCCTTTTTCTTCTGCACGTCCTGTCGACTCCCTCCGGCGACCGCCGGGCCGGCCGGAGTGCGCTCGCACGACCCGCTGCCTCGTCGTTCGCGGGCATCACACACTAGGAAGACCTTCGATGATTCGTCCCCGTTTCGCGCGGACTCTGGCGGCCGCGGCCGCCCTGCTCTCCCTGACCAGTCTCGCGGTCGCCTGCTCCAGTTCCGAAACCACCACGACCGCCGACGGAAAGACCGTGCTGCGTTACGAAGGGACCACGGGCCAGGTCTCGTTCCCGGAACTCGCGGCCGACCTGGGTTACTACCAGAAGGTCGAACTGAACTGGATCGGCGACACTACCAGTGGGCCGCAGAGCATTCAGAACGCCGCCACCGGGCAGACCGATTTCGGTGGGGCGTTCAACGGCGCGGTGCTGAAGCTCGCGGCCGCCGATTCCCCGATCACGTCGGTCATCGGCTACTACGGCTCCGACAAGGAGACGTTCAACGGGTACTACGTGCTCGACGGAAGCCCGATCACGTCGGCGCGTGACCTGATCGGCAAGAAGGTCGGCATGAACACGCTCGGCGCGCACCACGAGTTCCTCGTGCGTGAGTGGCTGGCTCGGGAGGGCCTGACGCCGGACGAGATCAAGCAGGTCGAGCTGACCGTCGTGCCGCCGGTGAACACCGAGCAGGCGCTGCGGCAGGGGCAGATCGACGTCGGCACGCTCGGAAGCGTGTTCCGCGACAAGGCCGTCGAACGCGGTGGCATTCGCCCGCTGTTCACCGACGAGTCCATCTTCGGTTCCTTCACGTACGGATCGCTGCTGTTCCGCAACGACTTCATTTCCAAGAACAAGGATGCGGTCGCCGACTTCGTGCAGGGCACGGCCCGGGCGATCCGCTGGACGCAGGTGACGCCGCGGGACGAGGTGATCGCGAAGTACAAGGAGATCATCACCGGGCGCGGTCGCAACGAGACCACCGACCTTGTCGACTACTGGAAGTCTCCCGGCGTCGCCGGCCCCGGTGGCGTGATCACCGACAAGGAAATTCAGACCTGGATCGACTGGCTCGTCCGCAACGGGGAACTCGAGGACGGCAAGCTCACGCCGGCCGATGTCTACACCAACGAGTACAACCCGTACGCCAACGGCACCTACCCCGCCGACAGCGGCCCCGACGGACAAGCGCTGGCCGCCAAGTGAACTCCACCCCGGATCCCCACGAGAAGAAAGTGAAGTCGATGTCCCACTCCCGGTTCCGGCGCGGCGCCGTGCGCGCACTCGCGGCGACCGCAGCACTGTTCACGTTGGCCTCGGGGGTGGCGGGGTGTGCCGGCTCGTCGGATACCGCCACCACAGGGGACGGGAAGACGGTTCTGCGGTACCAGGGGTGGGCCGGGGACGTGGGATTCCACGAACTCGCCGAGGATCTGGGGTATTACGACAAGATCAAGCTCGAATGGGTCGGCGACACCACCAGCGGTCCGCAGGACATCCAATCGGCGGCGACCGGGGACATCGAGTTCGGCTCGGCCTTCAACGGAGCCGTCGTCAAACTCAACGCGGCGGGAGCGCCGATCACGTCGGTGCTGAGTTCCTACGGTGCGGACGCCGGCGAATACACCGGATACTTCGTGCTCGACGGCAGCCCCATCCGCTCGGCGCGGGACCTGATCGGCAAGAAGGTCGGGATGAACACGCTCGGTGCGCACCACGAGTTCCTGGTCCGGGAGTGGCTGGCCACGCAGGGCCTGACCCAGGACGAGATCAAGCAGGTGGAGCTGACCGTCGTTCCGCCGGTGAACAACGAAACGGCCCTCCGGGAAGGCCAGATCGACGTGGCCGCCATCAACGGCATCTACCGCGAAACAGCCCAGGAGCGTGGGGGTATCCGGCCGCTGTTCACGGACCGGGATCTGTTCGGCGCGTTCAGCTACGGCACCTACGTGGTGCGCGACGACTTCCTGGCGAAGAACAAGGACGCCGTCGCCGACTTCGTGCAGGGTACGGCCCGGGCCATCCGGTGGACCCAGGTGACCCCGCGCGACGAGGTCGTCGCACGGCTGAAGAGCATCATCGACAGGCGTGGCCGCAACGAGAGCGACGAGGCCATCGACTACTGGCGCAGCTCCGGAATTCCCATTGCCGGGGCCGTGATCCAGGAGAAGGAGCTGCAGACCTGGATCGACTGGCTCGTCCGCAACGGTGAGCTCGACGAGGGCAAGTTGACCGCAACCGACCTCTACACCAACGAATACAACCCGTACGCCAACGGCACGTTCCAGCCCGAGAGCGGGCCCGACGGAGAAGTACTGGAAGGACAGAAATGAGCACCACGCCCAAGCTCCGCCTCGAGCACGTCACCAAACAGTTCGACGTGCGCGGGTCGAAGGACAAGTTCACCGCGATCGAGGACATCGACATCGATCTCGCGGACGGCGAATTCCTCGTCCTCGTCGGACCGAGCGGGTGCGGAAAGTCCACGCTGCTCGACCTGCTCGGCGGGCTCAGCACCCCCACGTCGGGGCGGATCCTGCTCGACGGGCAGCCGGTCACCGGCCCCGGTCTCGACCGCGGCATCGTCTTCCAGCAGTACGCGCTCCTGCCGTGGCGGACGGCCCGGCACAACATCGAGTTCGGGCTCGAGGCCAAGGGACTGCCCAAGAAGGAACGGCGTGAACTCGCCGAGCACTACCTCGAACTCGTCGGGCTGAAGGGCTTCGGCGACCGCTACCCGCACGAGTTGTCGGGTGGCATGAAGCAGCGCGTCGCGATCGCCCGCAGCCTCGCGTTCGACCCCGAGGTGCTGCTGATGGACGAGCCGTTCGCGGCGCTCGACGCGCAGACCCGCGAGTCGCTGCAGGACGAACTGCTGCGGATCTGGAAGGCCACCGGCAAGACCATCCTGTTCATCACCCACGGCATCGACGAGGCCATCTACCTCGGCCAGCGCGTCGCCGTCCTGACGTCCCGGCCCGGCCGAGTGAAGACGTTCGTGGACATCGACATCGACCGCAGCGGCGAGGACGTCCGGTCCAACGAGCAGTTCCGGCACTACCGGCACCGCATCTGGACGCTGCTGCACGGCGAAGTGGAGCGTGCACAGGTAATCGAGAAGGAGGAAGCACATGTCTAGCGCACTCGCGACACCGGAAAGTCCCGTCACCGCCGATCCGGCCCGGACCGCGGCCCGGACCGCGGTTCCGACGCCCGCTTCCACCCCGCCCGAGCCGGGCGTCGGCCGGCGTGCCGGTGCGGCACTGGGGCCGCTCGCGTGGCGGATCCTGAAGCCGTCCATCGCGATCGTCGCGTTCCTGGCGCTGTGGGAGATCGCCCCCCGCGTCGGTCTCGTCGACGAGGTGTTCCTGCCCCCGTTCAGCACGGTGATCGAGGCGTTCTTCGACCTGGTCCAGAGCGGGGAGCTGTGGCAGCACGTATCCGCCAGCCTCTCCCGCGCACTGATCGGCTTCTTCGTGGCCGTCGTGATCGCGATTCCGCTGGGCATCGCCATCGCCTGGTACCGGCCCGTGTCGGATTTCCTGAACCCGATCCTGGAGTTGTTCCGCAACACGGCGGCGCTGGCGTTGCTCCCCGTCTTCATCCTGATCCTCGGCATCGGTGAGGAGTCCAAGATCGCCCTGGTGATCTACGCGTGCACCTTCCCGATCCTGCTGAACACGATCTCCGGTGTCCGCACCGTCGACCCGCTGCTGATCAAATCGGCGTCCTCGCTGGGACTGTCGCCGGTACGCCTGTTCCAGAAGGTGGTGCTGCCCGCCGCCGTCCCCACCATCTTCACCGGCATCCGCATGGCGGCTGCGTCGTCGATCCTCGTGCTGATCGCCGCCGAGATGGTCGGGGCCAAGGCCGGACTCGGTTACCTGATCACGGCCTCCCAGTTCAACTTCCAGATCCCCAACATGTACGCGGGCATCGTCGCGATCTCGGTTCTCGGGCTGTCGCTCAACGCCGTCCTCGTCCTGATCGAACGCAGGCTGTCCCGCTGGCGGGTCTAGCTCCCTACCGAAAAGAAACTCCACATGTCACAGGATTCCCAGTTCCACCTCAACGCCTTCCTCATGGGCGTGGGACATCACGAGGCCGCGTGGCGCCACCCCCGCACCGAGGCGCACCGCGTACTGGACGTCGCGCACTTCCAGGAACTCGGCCGGATCGCGGAGCGCGGCAAGCTCGACTCGGTGTTCTTCGCCGACGGTCTCGCCGTCGGACCGCGGATCAAGCACAACACGCAGGCGATCTTCGAACCCGTCACGCTGCTCTCGGCGATCGCCGTCGCCACCGAACGCGTCGGGCTGATCGCCACGGCGTCGACGAGCTACTCCGACCCGTACACCCTGGCCCGCAAGTTCACCTCGCTCGACCACATCAGCGGCGGCCGGGCGGGGTGGAACATCGTGACCTCGGCCGGCGCGGACGAGGCGGCCAACTTCGGCGTCGACGGCATCCCCGCGCACAGCGGACGGTACGAGCGCGCAGAGGAATTCGTCGACGTCACCCTCGCGCTGTGGGACAGCTGGGAGGACGGCGCGGTGGTGCTGGACCCGGAGACCGGCACGTTCGCCGACCCCGGCAAGGTCCACACCATCGACCACGACGGACCGCGGTTCCGGGTCAAGGGTCCGCTGAACTCGCCGAGATCCGCCCAGGGACGGCCGCTGCTGGTGCAGGCCGGATCGTCCGAGAGCGGCAAGGAGTTCGCGGCCCGGTACGCCGAGGCCGTGTTCACCGCGCAGCGCACCCTCGACCAGGGCCAGGAATTCTACCGTGACCTGAAGGCACGGGTCGTGAAGCACGGCCGCAATGCCGGCGACCTCAAGGTGCTGCCCGGCATCGTGCCGTTCATCGCGGACACGAAGGAGGAGGCGGAGGCGCTCGAGCAGTCGTTCACCGACCTGATCTCGCCCGAGTACTCGCTGCGGCAGCTGTCCACGATGCTCGGGGTCGACCTCACGAGGCACTCCCTCGACGCGCCGCTGCCGCCGCTTCCCCCGCTGGACGAGATCCAGGGCAACAAGAGCCGCTACCAGCTGGTGAAGGATCTCGCGGCGGACGGATCGCTCACCGTCCGGCAGCTGATCGGACTGCTCGGCGGCGGCCGCGGGCACCGCACGTTCGCCGGCACCCCGAAACAGGTGGCCGACGAACTGCAGACGTGGTTCGAGCAGGGCGCGGCCGACGGTTTCAACATCATGCCGCCGTACCTGCCCGGCGGGCTGGACGATTTCGTCGACCGGGTCGTCCCGATCCTGCAGCAGCGCGGACTGTTCCGCACGGAGTACACGGCGACCACCCTGCGCGGTCACTACGGACTCGCGGACGTCGACAACCGGTTCGCGGACGCGGTCGACGAAGCGAGCGCATGAGCGGCGAGACCGGCCTGAAACCTCTCGTCACCACCGTCTTCGTTCCTGCCGCGATCTTCGGTATCGGCCAGGGAGCGGCCGCCCCGGTCATGGCGCTGACCGCCCGCGAACTGGGTGCGTCGGTGGCCGTGTCCGGGCTGATCGTCGCGGTCGTCGGGCTCGGCGCCGTCCTCGGCGACCTGCCCGCGGGCCGGATCGTCGCGAGGTTCGGGGAGCGTCGGTCCATCATCGGCGGCAGTGCCGTCGGCGCCACCGGGGTGCTGGTCTGCCTGCTCGCGCAGACACCCTGGATGCTCGGTGTCGGCGCACTGCTGACCGGGCTCGCCAACGCCGTGTGGGGGCTGGCCCGCCAGAGCTACCTCGCCGACGCCGTGCCGATCGGGCTGCGGGCCCGGGCGATGTCGTCGTTCGCGGCGATGTGGCGGCTCGGCTTCTTCGTGGGCCCGCTGCTCGGTGCCGCCGTGATCCTGGTGGTCGGGGCGCGGGGCGGGTTCCTGGTGCAATTCGTAGGCGTCGTGCTGTCCGGGTGGCTGATGTCGAGGGTCCCGGATCCGCCGCGCCGCAGTGCAGCCGCCGTGGGCGGACACGCCACGTTGCCGTCGATCCTGCGTCGCCACCGGAAATTGCTGGCCACACTCGGCGCCGGGTCGCTTCTGATGGGCGCGGCCCGCGCCTCCCGGGAGGCGGTGCTCCCGCTGTGGGCCGCCCACCTCGGACTCGACGCGGCCCAGGTCAGCCTCGTCTTCGGTGTCGGTGCGGCCGTCGACCTGCTGTGCTCGTATCCGGCCGGGCATTTCATGGACCGGTACGGCCGCAGGTTCATCGCGGTGCCGTCGCTGCTGGTGATCGGCACGTCGTACCTGGCGTTGCCGTTCTCGCACGACCTGTGGACGATCGGGATCGTCGCCGTCGTGATGGGAATCGGCAACGGCCTCGGCAACGGCGTCATCATGACGCTCGGTGCCGACATCGCGCCACCGGCCACGCGCGCCGAATTCCTCGCGGCGTGGCGGCTCACCCACGACACCGGCATGTTCGCCGGACCGTTCGGGGTCGGCGCGCTCGCCGCGGTGGTCCCGCTCGGCGCCGCTGTCGCCGCGATCGGGGGAGCGGCGCTGGTCGGCGCCGGACTGCTGTTCCGGTTCATCCCGGTCTATTCGCCCTGGCCACCGCCGCCCGCGGCGGAGCCGGGTTCCTCACCGCTCGAAAAACAGGAAGCATAGGTACATTCGTTTCATGCGCTTCGGATTGTTCGTTCCTCAAGGTTGGCGTCTGGATCTCGTCGGAATCGATCCCGCGGATCAATGGTCGGTGATGCGCGACTTCGCGTTGCGCGCCGACCAGGGGTCGTCCTGGGATTCACTGTGGGTCTACGACCACTTCCACACCGTCCCGGCACCCACCGAGGAGGCCACGCACGAGGCGTGGACCCTCATGTCCGCGTTCGCGGCCGTCACGTCGCGGGTGCGTCTCGGCCAGATGTGTACGGCGATGAGCTACCGCAACCCCGCCTACCTCGCCAAGGTCGCCGCCACCACCGACCTCATCTCCGGCGGACGCGTCGAGATGGGCATCGGCGGCGGCTGGTACGAACACGAATGGCGGGCCTACGGATACGGATTCCCCTCCGCCGGTACGCGTCTCGGCCGACTCGAC from Rhodococcus opacus B4 encodes:
- a CDS encoding zinc-binding dehydrogenase, whose protein sequence is MAGTMRAERFHADTKTIAVEDVPIPEPGPGEVLVKVEFCGICHSDLSLIDGTFPALLPEVTQGHEASGTIAKVGAGVTGWAEGDRVVPSAGRPCLTCRNCRRGDLTNCLNIQLMAFAYDGAWAEYTVAQAGGLTRIPDNVPFEQAAILADAVSTPFGAVVRTGKVVVGETVGVWGVGGVGTHIVQLARLVGAVPVIAFDINPAVRERALELGADYAFDSRDEDLKAKVAEATGGRMLDVAFDAAGLKVTFEQALDCLTVGGRLVAVGLSAQEASVGTTAQFGLSQKQVLGHLGYKNVDIETLAELVSRGRLDLSRSISEIVPLEDVAKGIEKLANHEGDPIRILVRP
- a CDS encoding VOC family protein, with the protein product MGYEFQVTVDSENPHTLAKWWAQALGWEVEPSDEEFIRGLVQAGHAQESDTIEFEGVLVWREGQAIRDPEHPERPRVLFQLVPERKTVKNRLHLDIRVGDARDEVAEKLEQAGATVLHRGRQGPSEWVTMTDPEGNEFCVS
- a CDS encoding AraC family transcriptional regulator translates to MTVRTIPADFVRRSLELSVRSGADLSPALSAAGITTASLEDPLARLTPTQVTAFTQAVWQITGDELFGLGPAPVPRGTFRLVCLALIHTPDLSTALERMADILRALPSLPALHIGPGAHGGTRMTIDIRPAAELSTEDVQSSLEATRVTTDFLLILLHRFAAWLVGKRVRLLAVELPYPAPLPQLAENYDHIFGVPVTFDSAIPAVEFDNAVMRAPIIQTEETLEEYLRESPTLLMSERDYDSTASAQVRRVLEHGMKGRTSTAEDIAEMLSISVPHLRRLLRQEGTSLNQLREEVLRDAAVAGLRRGESVDDLSARLGFSEPSAFRRAFKRWTGSTPSSYR
- a CDS encoding pyridoxal phosphate-dependent aminotransferase, with translation MPATPRNRTVQRLQPFASTIFAEMTALAVRHDAINLGQGFPDTDGPASMLDTARQAIADGLNQYPPGPGMPVLRQAVAADRLARYGLDHDPDSEVLITVGATEAISAAILGLVEPGEEVVLIEPYYDSYAASVALAGAVRRSVPLARSGTKFVVDLDALRAAITPKTRMLVINTPHNPTGTVFTPDEVAAVAELACEHDLLVLSDEVYEHLVFDGRTHTALATLPGMYERTISVSSAAKTFNVTGWKIGWACGPAELIDAVRTAKQYMSFVGGGPFQPAVAHALSHEQQWVEELRGSLQAKRDVLYDALVASGLEVHSGGGTYYLCADITAIGEHDGIDFCRTLPERIGVAAVPVSVFTDHPQPWNPLVRFAFCKQDSVLEEAARRLRTLGKPGS
- a CDS encoding carboxymuconolactone decarboxylase family protein; protein product: MPRIPAVAPANASPLVKVAYKYAAHKFDEVPEPFAVLAHHRKLFVASARHELAVQKASTVLPASVREIAVFRVAWTIGCSWCVDFGTMLQRLDGLDVERLRHIAEYADSPAYSEDERAAIAYADAMTATPTTVTDEQVADLERRFGRAGVVELSYQIGIENMRARMYSALGITEQGFGTDSCRVPWAENAAVTKDGPGA
- a CDS encoding sigma-70 family RNA polymerase sigma factor, yielding MPTATLVDEFESHRRHLLSVAYRLTGSVSDAEDAVQESWLRLDDANAATIRDLGAWLTTVVGRICLDRLRSAAVRREQYVGQWLPEPVVTGLSPSAEPDPLEAVVQDEDNRLAALIVLDTLTPAQRVAFVLHDGFGVPFDEVAGILGIETPAARQLASRARKAAAATTPAVPDEEHALAVQRLLEALAGGDVDAVVAALHPDALVIGDANGTTSTAVNVIRGADRFARFFLGLVQRYGPEVFTAMQLVLVNGQLGYFTAGFTGDDAHRSSPARVGGFTVRDGLVYAAYDIANPEKFAGIMLPDRPS
- a CDS encoding ABC transporter substrate-binding protein produces the protein MIRPRFARTLAAAAALLSLTSLAVACSSSETTTTADGKTVLRYEGTTGQVSFPELAADLGYYQKVELNWIGDTTSGPQSIQNAATGQTDFGGAFNGAVLKLAAADSPITSVIGYYGSDKETFNGYYVLDGSPITSARDLIGKKVGMNTLGAHHEFLVREWLAREGLTPDEIKQVELTVVPPVNTEQALRQGQIDVGTLGSVFRDKAVERGGIRPLFTDESIFGSFTYGSLLFRNDFISKNKDAVADFVQGTARAIRWTQVTPRDEVIAKYKEIITGRGRNETTDLVDYWKSPGVAGPGGVITDKEIQTWIDWLVRNGELEDGKLTPADVYTNEYNPYANGTYPADSGPDGQALAAK
- a CDS encoding ABC transporter substrate-binding protein, producing MSHSRFRRGAVRALAATAALFTLASGVAGCAGSSDTATTGDGKTVLRYQGWAGDVGFHELAEDLGYYDKIKLEWVGDTTSGPQDIQSAATGDIEFGSAFNGAVVKLNAAGAPITSVLSSYGADAGEYTGYFVLDGSPIRSARDLIGKKVGMNTLGAHHEFLVREWLATQGLTQDEIKQVELTVVPPVNNETALREGQIDVAAINGIYRETAQERGGIRPLFTDRDLFGAFSYGTYVVRDDFLAKNKDAVADFVQGTARAIRWTQVTPRDEVVARLKSIIDRRGRNESDEAIDYWRSSGIPIAGAVIQEKELQTWIDWLVRNGELDEGKLTATDLYTNEYNPYANGTFQPESGPDGEVLEGQK
- a CDS encoding ABC transporter ATP-binding protein, whose amino-acid sequence is MSTTPKLRLEHVTKQFDVRGSKDKFTAIEDIDIDLADGEFLVLVGPSGCGKSTLLDLLGGLSTPTSGRILLDGQPVTGPGLDRGIVFQQYALLPWRTARHNIEFGLEAKGLPKKERRELAEHYLELVGLKGFGDRYPHELSGGMKQRVAIARSLAFDPEVLLMDEPFAALDAQTRESLQDELLRIWKATGKTILFITHGIDEAIYLGQRVAVLTSRPGRVKTFVDIDIDRSGEDVRSNEQFRHYRHRIWTLLHGEVERAQVIEKEEAHV
- a CDS encoding ABC transporter permease, whose protein sequence is MSSALATPESPVTADPARTAARTAVPTPASTPPEPGVGRRAGAALGPLAWRILKPSIAIVAFLALWEIAPRVGLVDEVFLPPFSTVIEAFFDLVQSGELWQHVSASLSRALIGFFVAVVIAIPLGIAIAWYRPVSDFLNPILELFRNTAALALLPVFILILGIGEESKIALVIYACTFPILLNTISGVRTVDPLLIKSASSLGLSPVRLFQKVVLPAAVPTIFTGIRMAAASSILVLIAAEMVGAKAGLGYLITASQFNFQIPNMYAGIVAISVLGLSLNAVLVLIERRLSRWRV